From Pigmentibacter ruber, a single genomic window includes:
- a CDS encoding MFS transporter, translating to MPQSFKIMIVVTLALFTDGLFYGLLIPLLPFSPAELSADWMYEFLSASYALGVILFTLLTGYLSDKFGRRLPMLASILIQFIALAVFAFSHQFSFLLVAKFAQGIAASTTWTSGLAFITDHFSAKRGQMLGYALFGNTLGLLVGPLLGGFLFEKYNYHAPFLLLAGFMLCDLFCRFHWIKNGQKKDTIPMKEIIVLTKDRTILLAAVVIAMVAWCWCVLEPLYPIFLKNAASANSTQIGALFSIGCLIYGLSCPLIGVIADKFNPTKVMFIGMFLLAISIPILCISKNLINAGIVLSLANAAYGLALNPTLSELSSAAERRNSGAYAITYAIYNIAYSFGMFGSNLTNGLLAHYFSIPITFLFVGGVVIFCLLSFLIWVNRPKIFEFYTRWGSSSN from the coding sequence ATGCCTCAGTCATTCAAAATTATGATTGTTGTTACTCTAGCTTTGTTTACTGACGGCCTATTTTATGGCTTGTTAATTCCTTTGTTACCATTTTCACCTGCAGAACTCTCAGCAGATTGGATGTATGAGTTTTTGAGTGCTAGTTACGCTTTAGGGGTAATTCTGTTTACTCTGTTAACTGGCTATTTGTCTGATAAATTTGGTCGGCGCTTACCAATGTTAGCAAGTATTCTAATTCAATTTATTGCCTTGGCTGTTTTTGCATTCTCGCATCAATTTAGTTTTTTGCTGGTTGCTAAATTTGCTCAAGGCATTGCAGCCTCCACTACATGGACTTCTGGTTTAGCATTCATCACAGATCATTTTTCAGCTAAAAGAGGTCAAATGTTAGGTTATGCATTATTTGGCAATACACTTGGTTTGTTGGTTGGGCCTCTACTGGGTGGTTTTTTATTTGAAAAATACAATTATCATGCTCCTTTTCTACTTCTCGCAGGGTTTATGCTTTGTGATTTATTTTGCAGATTTCATTGGATAAAAAATGGGCAAAAAAAAGATACAATCCCTATGAAAGAAATCATAGTTCTCACAAAGGACAGAACAATTTTACTTGCAGCAGTAGTGATTGCTATGGTTGCTTGGTGTTGGTGTGTTTTAGAGCCACTTTATCCTATTTTTTTGAAAAATGCTGCTTCTGCAAATTCTACACAAATCGGCGCACTTTTTTCTATAGGCTGTCTTATTTATGGATTAAGTTGTCCTTTAATTGGTGTTATTGCAGATAAATTTAATCCTACCAAAGTAATGTTTATTGGAATGTTTTTACTAGCTATTTCAATCCCAATTCTATGCATTTCAAAAAATTTGATAAATGCTGGGATAGTTTTATCACTTGCAAATGCTGCTTATGGTTTAGCTCTAAACCCTACACTTTCTGAATTAAGTTCTGCAGCTGAGCGGAGAAATTCAGGGGCTTACGCCATTACATATGCTATTTATAATATTGCATACTCTTTTGGAATGTTTGGAAGTAATCTTACTAATGGTTTGCTAGCCCATTATTTTTCTATTCCTATCACTTTTTTATTTGTTGGTGGGGTTGTTATATTTTGTCTGTTAAGTTTCTTAATTTGGGTTAATAGACCAAAAATATTTGAATTTTATACTCGCTGGGGATCTTCTAGCAATTAA
- the rpmF gene encoding 50S ribosomal protein L32, protein MPTPKMKVSRARRNSRRAHDALTAINFSKCSNCSAPRLPHSVCESCGFYKGRFVAKNILKADLLAVLR, encoded by the coding sequence ATGCCAACTCCTAAGATGAAAGTTTCCCGCGCTCGCCGTAACTCACGCCGTGCTCATGACGCTCTAACAGCTATCAATTTTTCAAAATGCTCTAACTGTTCCGCTCCAAGACTTCCACATTCAGTATGTGAGTCCTGCGGTTTTTATAAGGGTCGTTTTGTAGCTAAAAACATCCTTAAAGCTGACTTATTGGCTGTTTTACGCTAA
- a CDS encoding protein kinase domain-containing protein, giving the protein MDNERLIAQISQREDASVDKVASLKIKSSPIIARMQRADELRRKTIKVDGLNKSRFCKLKLQESFDLLQKALPFEYGENLELFLKSNEFEVFTRWVEGTTLFDANKKDPPIKVNDFIRLRNRIRFWVRIFEYLSFYHTKGIIHGNLKPQNILIRDRATVDIKLTYESEFFERKEEIPHIIFLDGGYAHFLPSSYEQQNNEERISIFQRIVEKNYWLAPEARGLIEGSYRENSDIFSLAAIMAWDLGLIKDSGLSVLEQIWSAFLVPEANTFILGNDWYKWTTRHPIFETIKRLRTILLKALEPLPEKRISNARELAFELIMLSNKLTDNIDIQNISNIYTSYSLNYADKHNQILLNKNFDIPETVSDFLLQKSNKDKNRLWIDAKTLGANKHLLMRNLCVGLNIINKHTFFYPVKFSSLKIPFSTLNDLCENLLNYAIFLNPKFLQEMKSIFFNLGNQVEILFYILPSLKKYAENKNVAKKSATNSLIQITHEWLYSNIEKIFERIISSSEISFIIIDDINRSDFSSLPVLLNIIKKNSINNRWILGIRSEEDIFDEEIKKTIQLLKSQDVIFSNLKDDRTRTYWVAKLNHLTSQQARFLATWAMADLKIDTDIIELLSSKVMNLKEIFSEKYHEGKEDINSINSEVNDLIQEESEEISTETSPPPELDEESEEKIEKRKKDPLHLAYETLNVAIKVGLVSENRDILTGHLISYYWEHQFIWLSLSLLLNKDIKSKIYYLLSEHLCNKLNEKTTLSEIIQISEYLSRSDLKKCSYSAYSALLIATEDLCDYTSTEFIISKLQMLSENIEKESPDEAPVLIPKIREHIADLSLSLGKYEQAEKYYQAVSWNTVNLKRKAILTIKSFFPSQIKKREKRTDEFYKLIHLSEASGIIEKSLFETKSSYISIIESEIYKVQKKLQEQTEFLSKVDSNNLKILMESITNPIEFQENAKQDKTKLFPKMRPVRSAVLSRFFRSCIGWIDNNVLIPQIVRVLNFTIDSNDGESIVHLLFSLLICAERNIPSRLRSLIIETILELSGRLGNDLNIFEAYLLKAWSSIFYDGNLLEGKKNIDKINSSMSNDLPFSLRQCTRKLQILIEFESMSFDAIKNHKNNPQKYIKKFQDYHLTDWYIGNVIYSVQQAHYKLKRTPGDELFIGNILDEKTDQLLLLTHLLFEKGHAHAASIITQEAKEAGIRQWFVDPSTHIEFVPELFANKMYELSTLKKKVFASTPQSKANRFLNQIKMFKKFISFNKQSSLKYWGEDRAILTGNKIEKANTQDTERLHFLSQTAILSGFNWTAYRLALKARTDIVVIIDDLKDIENTVKGHATIRKDQTSSPELISQNFTRMSDGHDRFDELKDRAYMASQAYPEQGVAINYVLEFLHNFQNNIQNSKLSEEELFLLANMIHRSIPKDSDIIESTLAGALKASAKRLILKDKSAENPSSNPQQSSQEEDKSKQNEQENLKQTG; this is encoded by the coding sequence ATGGATAATGAAAGGCTCATAGCGCAAATATCACAAAGAGAAGATGCGAGTGTAGATAAGGTTGCAAGTCTGAAGATAAAAAGCAGCCCTATCATTGCGCGTATGCAAAGAGCTGATGAGCTGAGAAGAAAAACAATTAAAGTAGATGGACTTAACAAATCGCGTTTTTGTAAATTAAAACTGCAAGAAAGTTTTGATTTATTACAAAAAGCCCTTCCTTTTGAATATGGTGAAAATTTAGAGCTCTTTTTAAAAAGTAACGAATTTGAAGTTTTCACCCGTTGGGTTGAAGGTACAACATTATTTGATGCAAATAAAAAAGATCCACCTATTAAAGTTAATGATTTTATACGCTTAAGAAATAGGATTCGATTTTGGGTTAGAATTTTTGAATATTTATCTTTTTACCATACAAAAGGAATTATTCATGGAAATTTAAAACCACAAAATATTCTTATTCGTGATAGAGCAACAGTTGATATTAAGTTAACTTATGAATCAGAATTTTTTGAGAGAAAAGAAGAAATCCCACATATTATCTTTCTTGATGGTGGATATGCGCACTTTTTGCCAAGCTCCTATGAACAACAAAACAATGAAGAAAGAATTTCTATTTTTCAAAGAATTGTTGAAAAAAATTATTGGTTAGCACCAGAAGCTAGAGGATTAATTGAAGGTTCTTACCGAGAAAATTCTGATATTTTTAGTCTTGCGGCAATTATGGCTTGGGATTTAGGACTAATCAAAGATTCAGGTTTAAGTGTTTTAGAACAAATCTGGTCAGCATTTTTAGTACCAGAAGCAAATACTTTTATTTTGGGAAATGATTGGTATAAATGGACAACTCGACATCCAATTTTTGAAACTATTAAAAGATTAAGAACTATACTCTTAAAAGCTCTTGAACCCTTACCAGAAAAAAGAATTTCTAATGCTAGAGAATTAGCTTTTGAATTAATTATGTTGTCAAACAAACTTACAGATAATATAGATATCCAAAATATTAGTAATATATATACTAGCTATTCACTAAATTATGCTGACAAACATAATCAAATCTTACTTAACAAAAATTTTGATATACCAGAAACTGTGAGTGATTTTTTACTGCAAAAAAGTAACAAGGATAAAAATAGATTATGGATAGATGCTAAAACTTTAGGAGCTAATAAACATCTTTTAATGCGAAATTTGTGTGTAGGATTAAATATAATTAATAAACATACTTTTTTCTATCCAGTGAAATTTAGTTCATTAAAAATTCCATTTTCAACATTAAATGATTTATGTGAAAATTTATTAAATTATGCAATTTTTCTTAATCCTAAGTTTTTGCAAGAAATGAAATCAATTTTCTTTAATTTAGGAAATCAAGTAGAGATTTTATTTTATATTTTACCATCTTTAAAAAAATACGCAGAAAATAAAAATGTAGCAAAAAAATCTGCTACAAACTCTCTTATTCAAATAACTCATGAATGGCTTTATAGTAACATAGAGAAAATTTTTGAAAGAATTATATCTTCATCTGAAATTTCTTTTATTATCATAGATGATATTAATAGATCAGACTTTTCATCATTGCCTGTTTTATTAAATATTATTAAAAAGAATTCTATAAATAATAGGTGGATTTTAGGAATAAGATCTGAAGAAGATATTTTTGATGAAGAAATTAAAAAAACAATCCAATTACTAAAAAGCCAAGATGTTATTTTTTCAAATTTGAAAGATGATAGAACTCGCACTTATTGGGTTGCAAAACTTAATCACTTAACAAGTCAGCAAGCCCGTTTTCTCGCAACATGGGCTATGGCAGATTTGAAAATTGATACTGATATTATAGAACTATTGAGTAGTAAAGTAATGAACCTAAAAGAGATATTTTCTGAAAAATACCATGAAGGAAAAGAAGATATCAATTCCATTAATTCAGAAGTAAATGACCTAATACAAGAAGAATCAGAAGAAATCAGCACTGAAACAAGTCCACCACCAGAATTAGATGAAGAGTCAGAGGAAAAAATAGAGAAAAGAAAAAAAGATCCTTTACATTTAGCTTATGAAACTTTAAATGTGGCTATTAAAGTAGGACTTGTTTCTGAAAATAGAGATATATTAACAGGACATTTAATAAGTTATTATTGGGAACATCAATTTATCTGGTTAAGCTTATCTTTATTGCTTAATAAAGACATAAAATCAAAAATTTATTATTTATTATCCGAACATTTATGCAATAAATTGAATGAAAAAACAACTCTTTCTGAAATTATTCAAATTTCTGAATATTTGTCCAGATCAGATCTTAAAAAATGTTCATATAGTGCATATTCAGCACTCTTAATTGCAACTGAAGACTTATGTGATTATACATCAACTGAATTTATTATTTCTAAATTACAAATGCTTAGTGAAAACATTGAAAAAGAATCACCTGATGAAGCTCCAGTACTCATTCCTAAAATAAGAGAACACATTGCCGATCTTTCTCTTTCTTTAGGAAAGTATGAACAAGCTGAAAAATACTACCAAGCTGTAAGCTGGAATACTGTAAATTTAAAAAGAAAAGCTATTTTAACAATTAAAAGCTTTTTTCCTTCCCAAATTAAAAAGAGAGAAAAAAGAACGGATGAATTTTATAAACTTATTCATCTATCTGAAGCCTCTGGAATTATAGAAAAGTCATTATTTGAAACAAAAAGTTCTTATATTAGTATTATTGAAAGTGAAATATATAAAGTACAAAAAAAATTACAAGAACAAACGGAATTTTTAAGTAAAGTAGATTCAAATAATTTAAAAATATTGATGGAGAGTATCACAAATCCAATTGAATTTCAAGAAAATGCAAAGCAAGACAAAACAAAACTATTTCCAAAAATGCGCCCTGTACGCAGTGCAGTGTTGTCACGTTTTTTTAGATCATGTATAGGATGGATAGATAATAATGTTTTAATTCCTCAAATAGTTAGAGTATTAAATTTTACTATTGATAGTAATGATGGTGAAAGCATTGTTCATTTATTATTTTCTTTACTTATTTGTGCTGAAAGAAATATTCCCAGTCGCCTAAGATCTTTAATAATTGAAACCATTCTTGAACTCTCTGGAAGATTAGGTAACGACTTAAATATTTTTGAAGCCTATTTATTAAAAGCATGGTCCTCTATTTTTTATGACGGCAATTTACTAGAAGGCAAGAAAAATATTGATAAGATTAATTCATCCATGTCCAATGATCTCCCTTTTTCATTGCGTCAATGTACAAGAAAATTACAAATTTTAATTGAATTTGAATCCATGAGTTTTGATGCAATTAAGAATCATAAAAATAATCCGCAAAAATATATTAAGAAATTTCAAGATTATCATCTTACGGACTGGTATATTGGAAATGTTATATATTCAGTTCAACAAGCTCATTATAAATTAAAAAGAACTCCTGGTGATGAATTATTTATTGGTAATATTCTTGATGAAAAAACCGATCAACTGCTCCTATTAACACATCTTTTATTTGAAAAAGGACATGCGCATGCTGCCTCAATAATTACACAAGAAGCTAAAGAAGCGGGCATAAGACAATGGTTTGTGGATCCATCAACTCATATTGAATTTGTCCCTGAATTATTTGCAAACAAAATGTATGAACTCTCTACTTTAAAGAAAAAAGTATTTGCCTCTACTCCTCAAAGTAAAGCTAATAGATTTCTTAATCAAATAAAAATGTTTAAGAAATTTATTTCTTTTAACAAACAAAGCTCATTAAAGTATTGGGGTGAAGATAGAGCTATTCTTACTGGAAATAAAATTGAAAAAGCAAATACACAAGATACGGAAAGGCTTCACTTTTTATCCCAAACTGCTATTTTATCAGGATTTAATTGGACAGCTTACCGTTTAGCTTTAAAAGCAAGGACAGATATTGTTGTTATTATAGATGACTTGAAAGATATAGAAAATACGGTTAAAGGACATGCTACTATTCGCAAAGATCAAACTAGTAGCCCAGAACTCATTTCTCAAAATTTCACTAGAATGAGTGATGGCCATGATCGATTTGATGAATTAAAAGATAGAGCCTATATGGCCTCACAAGCCTATCCAGAGCAAGGTGTAGCAATAAACTATGTTCTAGAGTTTCTTCATAATTTTCAAAATAATATTCAGAACTCAAAGCTTTCTGAAGAAGAACTTTTTCTCCTTGCCAACATGATTCATCGTTCCATTCCAAAAGACAGCGACATTATAGAATCAACCTTAGCAGGGGCATTAAAAGCATCGGCCAAAAGATTGATATTAAAAGATAAAAGTGCAGAAAACCCCTCTTCAAACCCGCAGCAAAGCTCCCAAGAAGAAGATAAATCAAAACAAAATGAGCAAGAGAATTTGAAGCAGACAGGATAG
- the alr gene encoding alanine racemase, with the protein MAESVQIIDHEDCASWIELSKSAIIKNINTYRSQMESHIILGGVIKGNAYGHGFQEILECIHGYVDVLFVISPLDAFKIRKFEKDNELVQKRVIVLGAISPAESVLCAKKVIEVAITGPFWENYISELRKSEKEKGNSYRQLKAHLHIDTGLSREGFMLEEIQTKLNFLKENNDLIYVQGVMSHFANTEDVTEQSYAFEQIAKLDKAYDLITEELNIGYKLEKHIAQSASTLIIPASHYDIARIGISLYGLWPSNETKLSAKVVKSELPNLKPVLTWKCHSQSIKKISAGTYIGYGCSCRADRDLRVALLPVGYFDGYPRLLSNKGYVLVNGIRCKILGRVMMNHIIVDVTEATRENTSEVVATLLGKDGNEAISAEQIADWAQTINYEVVTRIGPHLKRLVVD; encoded by the coding sequence ATGGCAGAGTCAGTTCAAATTATAGATCACGAGGATTGTGCTTCATGGATCGAGCTAAGTAAGTCTGCAATTATAAAAAATATCAACACTTACAGATCCCAAATGGAATCGCATATTATTTTAGGTGGAGTCATTAAAGGAAATGCTTATGGACATGGGTTTCAAGAAATTCTTGAATGTATCCATGGCTATGTAGATGTTTTATTTGTCATTTCTCCTTTAGATGCTTTTAAGATTCGGAAATTCGAAAAAGACAATGAGTTGGTGCAAAAAAGAGTTATTGTTCTAGGAGCAATTTCTCCTGCTGAATCTGTTCTGTGTGCAAAGAAAGTGATTGAAGTTGCGATAACAGGTCCATTTTGGGAAAATTATATCTCTGAATTAAGGAAATCTGAAAAAGAAAAAGGAAATAGTTACAGACAGTTAAAAGCACATTTACACATTGATACAGGTCTTTCGAGAGAAGGCTTTATGTTAGAAGAAATTCAAACAAAATTAAATTTTTTAAAGGAAAACAACGATTTAATTTATGTGCAAGGGGTTATGTCCCATTTTGCAAATACCGAAGATGTTACAGAACAATCTTATGCCTTTGAGCAAATAGCTAAATTAGATAAAGCATATGATTTAATCACTGAAGAACTAAACATAGGTTATAAATTAGAAAAACATATTGCGCAAAGTGCCTCAACTCTTATCATACCAGCTTCCCATTATGACATTGCAAGGATTGGAATTTCACTTTACGGTTTATGGCCTTCAAATGAAACAAAGTTATCTGCAAAAGTGGTAAAAAGCGAACTACCAAATTTAAAACCTGTTTTAACTTGGAAATGTCATAGCCAAAGTATTAAAAAAATATCTGCAGGAACATACATCGGTTATGGCTGTTCCTGTAGGGCTGATAGAGACTTGAGGGTTGCATTATTGCCTGTAGGGTATTTTGATGGTTACCCAAGACTTTTATCTAATAAAGGATATGTTCTTGTGAATGGAATACGTTGCAAAATACTTGGAAGAGTGATGATGAATCATATAATTGTTGACGTAACGGAAGCAACAAGAGAAAACACTTCTGAAGTTGTTGCGACACTCTTAGGAAAAGATGGCAATGAAGCTATTTCTGCTGAACAAATAGCAGATTGGGCACAAACCATTAACTATGAAGTAGTGACGCGAATTGGCCCTCACTTAAAAAGATTGGTTGTAGATTAG
- the queA gene encoding tRNA preQ1(34) S-adenosylmethionine ribosyltransferase-isomerase QueA, giving the protein MKKEFFNYDLPEDLIAQVPLSQRSASRLLVCNSTEKSILDNKFEDLPKILNKIFSLAEKQKKLLLIANNSKVYPARVRIQRITGGRGEVFFLERGNKANYACLLRPKNKLKVGEILYSDDDRKVPLFKVENLENPSVSLVLNETLEIILDKYGEMPLPPYIQRDPNKVQNYTSMDKERYQTVYANSKEQGSSAAPTAGLHFTEEIIAQCKEQNIIFSSATLHVGLGTFLPVQSENIEEHDMHEEIFMLSEELVKKIIEHLENNWPIVFIGTTSLRAVESFFRHIFQNLNYAEFNKNLLDKNLSKILLPFADKWLQTKLFIYPKNKLDIVKPFIGNAIITNFHQPCSTLAMLIAALMGYEFWQKFYAYAIENRYRFLSYGDSSLLIFGENN; this is encoded by the coding sequence GTGAAAAAAGAATTTTTTAACTATGATTTGCCTGAAGATCTCATTGCTCAAGTCCCGTTATCTCAAAGAAGTGCAAGTCGACTCCTTGTCTGTAATTCTACAGAAAAATCTATATTAGATAATAAATTTGAAGATTTGCCCAAAATATTGAATAAAATTTTTTCTTTGGCTGAGAAACAAAAAAAACTTTTATTGATTGCTAATAATTCTAAAGTATATCCAGCACGCGTTCGCATTCAACGTATTACAGGTGGTAGAGGTGAAGTTTTCTTTTTAGAGCGAGGAAATAAAGCAAATTATGCTTGCTTACTTAGACCTAAAAATAAATTAAAAGTTGGTGAAATTCTTTATTCAGATGATGATAGAAAAGTTCCTTTATTCAAAGTTGAAAATCTTGAAAATCCATCTGTTTCTTTAGTATTGAATGAAACTCTTGAAATAATTCTTGATAAATATGGAGAAATGCCATTACCACCTTATATTCAAAGAGATCCAAATAAAGTTCAAAATTATACTTCTATGGATAAAGAAAGGTATCAAACGGTTTATGCAAATTCAAAAGAACAAGGAAGTAGTGCAGCGCCTACTGCAGGTTTGCATTTTACTGAAGAAATTATTGCTCAATGTAAGGAGCAAAATATTATATTTTCTTCTGCAACTTTGCATGTAGGGTTAGGAACTTTTTTACCTGTTCAAAGTGAAAATATAGAAGAACATGATATGCATGAAGAAATATTTATGCTCTCGGAAGAGTTAGTAAAAAAAATTATTGAACATTTAGAAAATAATTGGCCTATTGTTTTTATAGGGACTACTTCTTTACGAGCTGTTGAAAGTTTTTTTCGTCATATATTTCAAAATTTAAATTATGCAGAATTTAATAAAAATCTTCTGGATAAAAATTTATCTAAAATATTATTACCATTTGCAGATAAATGGCTTCAAACAAAATTATTTATTTATCCAAAAAATAAATTAGATATAGTTAAACCTTTTATTGGAAATGCTATAATTACTAATTTTCATCAACCATGTAGTACATTAGCAATGTTAATCGCTGCATTAATGGGTTATGAATTTTGGCAAAAGTTTTATGCGTATGCAATAGAAAATCGCTATCGTTTTTTAAGTTATGGTGATTCAAGTCTTCTCATATTTGGAGAGAATAATTAA
- the tgt gene encoding tRNA guanosine(34) transglycosylase Tgt — protein MLSDRNIIEFNLLQSLPLPENFKSGQFDTNDLKAQDLYSEFDQVLQKGIAQTKDMSLLEDVGPRITKLKFGSVELETPIFMPVGTVGSVKSLSPEDVYSIGYRLILGNTYHLNLRPGMELMREFGGLHEFMRWPGAILTDSGGFQVMSLAKIRKLTEEGATFANHINGAKITLTPENVVKIQEDIDSDIQMVLDECTPYPATHAEALSSMERSMRWAKRARMARNKLNRAQFGIVQGGMYGDLRVQSIKQLVENDFEGYAIGGLSVGESKREMRRLLSATMPWMPKFKPRYLMGVGAPDDLIDAIMLGIDMFDCVMPTRNARNGSVFVRQAASANGKIQIKNAIHRTSKLPLDSECKCYTCQNYSRAYLRHLFVAEELLVFRLLSIHNLQFLFDLTFEMRESIRAGTIFSSLPSIRRKYAPGSV, from the coding sequence ATGTTATCAGATAGAAATATAATAGAATTTAATTTACTTCAATCTTTACCTTTGCCAGAAAATTTTAAATCGGGTCAATTCGATACCAATGATTTAAAAGCCCAAGATCTTTATTCCGAGTTTGATCAAGTTCTGCAAAAAGGAATTGCGCAAACAAAAGATATGTCTTTGTTAGAGGATGTAGGGCCGCGAATTACAAAATTAAAGTTTGGCTCAGTTGAATTAGAAACTCCCATATTTATGCCAGTAGGGACTGTAGGAAGTGTGAAATCACTTTCGCCTGAAGATGTCTATTCAATTGGTTACAGATTGATTTTGGGAAATACTTACCATTTAAATTTACGTCCAGGTATGGAACTCATGCGTGAGTTTGGTGGTTTACATGAATTTATGCGTTGGCCTGGAGCTATTTTAACCGATAGTGGCGGATTTCAAGTTATGAGTCTTGCTAAAATACGGAAATTAACTGAAGAAGGCGCTACATTTGCAAATCATATTAACGGCGCTAAAATCACTCTAACACCTGAAAATGTGGTTAAAATTCAAGAAGATATTGATTCTGATATTCAAATGGTTCTTGATGAATGCACTCCATATCCTGCAACGCATGCTGAAGCTTTGTCGAGCATGGAAAGATCTATGCGTTGGGCAAAACGCGCAAGAATGGCTAGGAATAAATTAAATAGAGCTCAATTTGGAATTGTACAAGGTGGTATGTACGGTGACTTAAGAGTGCAAAGTATCAAACAGTTGGTTGAAAATGATTTTGAAGGCTATGCCATTGGAGGATTATCAGTTGGTGAGTCCAAACGTGAAATGCGCAGGTTACTGTCAGCAACAATGCCTTGGATGCCAAAATTTAAACCGCGTTACCTTATGGGTGTTGGTGCTCCTGATGATCTAATTGATGCTATTATGCTTGGTATTGACATGTTTGATTGTGTTATGCCAACCCGAAATGCGAGAAATGGCAGTGTTTTTGTGCGCCAAGCTGCGTCAGCAAATGGAAAAATACAAATAAAGAATGCAATACATAGAACTTCAAAATTACCGTTAGACTCAGAATGTAAATGTTACACTTGCCAAAACTACTCCCGTGCTTATTTGCGTCATCTTTTTGTTGCAGAAGAATTACTAGTTTTTCGATTATTGTCGATACACAACTTGCAATTTTTATTCGATTTGACTTTTGAAATGCGTGAATCGATTAGAGCAGGAACGATATTTTCTTCATTGCCCTCTATTAGAAGGAAGTATGCCCCTGGGAGTGTCTAG
- a CDS encoding oxidoreductase: MKKLNTAIVGFGLSGSTFHAPLITNSNCFNLKYINTTQAEKVQKTYPTVSVISDFDQLCKIKELDLVIITAPNKEHFSLAKKALLSGKNVVVDKPFVISFSQGEELINIAKKQNLLLSVFHNRRWDNGFLTLQKCILEKKLQNISLYESYFDRFRPIVNKQKWKEQEQEGSGILYDLGSHLIDQVLFTLGMPIEIFADLQMQRTNASTLDYFHLIFQYEKTTAILGATNLGFQPRPIFSILGENGFFLKNGLDPQENSLNFIAKGEKLNIETWGHENNIENKVKFVQINNGQQMLIDISTLPGNYFQFYLQIYSAIVAKEKNPVDPKDALNVIKLIELAYESNQLKKWIKVF, translated from the coding sequence ATGAAAAAACTAAATACAGCTATTGTTGGCTTTGGATTGTCGGGTTCTACCTTTCACGCCCCTTTAATTACAAATTCCAATTGCTTTAATTTAAAATATATAAACACAACCCAAGCCGAAAAAGTACAAAAAACTTATCCAACAGTTTCTGTAATATCTGATTTTGATCAGCTTTGTAAAATAAAAGAATTAGATTTAGTTATTATCACAGCTCCAAATAAAGAACATTTCTCATTAGCTAAGAAAGCTTTACTTTCTGGGAAAAATGTTGTTGTAGATAAACCTTTTGTAATTTCTTTTTCTCAGGGTGAAGAGTTAATAAATATTGCTAAAAAACAAAATTTATTACTGAGTGTTTTTCATAATAGACGTTGGGATAATGGTTTTTTAACCCTTCAAAAATGTATTCTTGAAAAAAAACTGCAAAATATTTCTTTATATGAAAGTTATTTTGATAGGTTTAGACCAATCGTAAATAAACAAAAATGGAAAGAGCAAGAACAGGAAGGTTCTGGTATTTTATATGATTTGGGTTCGCATTTAATTGATCAAGTTCTTTTTACATTAGGAATGCCCATAGAGATTTTTGCAGATCTTCAAATGCAGAGAACTAATGCTTCTACTTTAGATTATTTTCATCTTATTTTTCAGTATGAAAAAACAACAGCAATTCTTGGAGCAACTAATTTAGGTTTTCAACCTCGGCCTATATTTTCTATTTTAGGGGAGAATGGATTTTTCCTAAAAAATGGTCTGGATCCCCAAGAAAATTCTTTAAATTTTATTGCAAAAGGTGAAAAATTAAATATCGAAACTTGGGGGCATGAAAATAATATAGAAAATAAAGTTAAATTTGTGCAAATAAATAATGGTCAGCAAATGTTAATTGATATTTCAACTTTACCAGGAAATTACTTCCAATTTTATCTCCAGATTTATTCTGCAATCGTTGCAAAAGAGAAAAACCCAGTTGATCCAAAAGATGCATTGAATGTAATTAAGTTAATTGAATTAGCTTATGAAAGTAATCAGCTTAAAAAATGGATTAAAGTTTTTTAA